Proteins found in one Aethina tumida isolate Nest 87 chromosome 1, icAetTumi1.1, whole genome shotgun sequence genomic segment:
- the LOC109601692 gene encoding uncharacterized protein LOC109601692, giving the protein MTDEKDNVPDYVQRVLKTVAQKTNINDYKVKVNEGNKKGEGFLGQLMFIEISDNESEKVVNVVVKKAFSDEKIRELAPIRISFLNEVYFYEHILPTFQKLEEEYKIKVRFDRVPKCFMSCTEEAQELLVLENLKSLGYDVFDKKKVFTREHVNLIFKTYGHYHALSFALKKKYPEKFMEISSNCEDVFNQFSTRPHFKQSIQEAIGKIAELFVPGKEDKYIESFKKYVEGGADIFLESVNYRGDNTVIFHGDCWSNNMMFKYDDGNALSDIKVIDWQLVRAGAPSHDLTYCLYSGATKEIFDHLDDLLNIYHQSLSAKLAEFGESSDELYPMEALKKDWQHSAKFSMIFSFLICRMKLTVQEDIIDLTDDIDLTEDNRFFKTRVADSYNQRMKDLVAHIYEIGAL; this is encoded by the exons ATGACGGACGAAAAAGATAATGTTCCCGATTACGTTCAACGTGTTTTGAAAACTGTGGCCCAAAAAACGAACATCAATGACTACAAGGTAAAAGTGAACGAGGGCAATAAAAAGGGTGAAGGATTTTTGGGACAGCTGATGTTCATCGAGATCAGCGACAATGAGTCCGAAAAGGTAGTCAACGTTGTCGTGAAAAAGGCATTTTCCGATGAGAAAATCAGAGAGTTGGCGCCGATTAGAATCAGTTTTTTGAATGAAGTGTACTTTTACGAACACATACTACCGACATTTCAAAAACTCGAGGaggaatataaaatcaaagtGCGATTTGACCGTGTTCCGAAATGTTTTATGTCGTGCACCGAGGAGGCCCAGGAATTGTTGGTGTTGGAAAACTTAAAATCGTTGGGTTACGACGTGTTCGATAAGAAGAAGGTCTTCACCAGGGAacacgtaaatttaatatttaagaccTACGGACACTACCACGCATTATCGTTtgcattaaagaaaaaatacccGGAGAAGTTCATGGAAATTTCAAGTAATTGTGAGGATGTATTCAATCAGTTTAGCACAAGGCCACACTTTAAACAGTCCATACAGGAAGCTATTGGTAAAATAGCAGAGTTGTTCGTTCCTGGAAAAGAAGACAAGTATATTGAATCCTTTAAAAAATACGTTGAAGGAGGAGCCGacatatttttggaaagtGTGAATTACCGTGGAGACAATACAGTTATATTTCATGGCGATTGTTGGAGTAATAATATGATGTTCAAATATGAT gatGGTAATGCTCTATCCGACATCAAAGTTATAGACTGGCAACTGGTAAGAGCCGGAGCACCAAGCCACGACCTCACCTACTGCCTCTATTCCGGAGCTACCAAGGAAATCTTCGATCATTTAGATGATCTCTTGAATATCTACCATCAGAGTCTCTCAGCGAAACTGGCGGAATTCGGTGAATCCTCCGACGAACTATATCCAATGGAGGCCTTAAAAAAGGACTGGCAACACTCGGCTAAATTTAGCATGATTTTCTCGTTCCTCATATGTAGAATGAAGCTGACCGTTCAAGAGGACATAATTGATCTTACAGATGATATTGATTTAACTGAAGACAATCGGTTCTTCAAAACCAGGGTTGCCGATTCCTATAACCAAAGAATGAAGGATTTAGTCGcacatatttatgaaataggtgcactataa
- the LOC109601702 gene encoding uncharacterized protein LOC109601702 — protein sequence MDTKDIDNILSQVAQNEGILNYEFNFGEKNEAFAGFIGDFVFVKINDKDSEKELDLAIKLSHREESQRERVPTRTTFENEAHLYTKFWPELSKFQKSHRITKPFDSIGNCYTWSLEENHEYIVMQNLKNQGYGLFPKTYSFTYEDSKLIFQTYARYHAISFAMRQQCPEKLQEIFDSTHNVYEEIYSTENFASALTTVVKNNLKILETANDEEITKQFSPYAENSMDLFRSVLNYKGKYPVLTHGDCWSNNLMIKRNENGLLTDIKLIDWQLVRPASVVHDLSYCFYSAASKDALDRLDDLLKIYHECLTQNLREMGEDSEKLFSFEALKNEWKEYCKFGFIFSLLILRMKFAKPNEIQSQEKNVSFATCDVDSQYEGKVIDLIRHFFEIKAL from the exons ATGGATACAAAGGACATAGACAACATCCTATCACAAGTCGCACAAAATGAAGGCATCCTAAACtacgaatttaattttggcGAGAAAAACGAAGCATTCGCCGGATTTATCGGCGATTTCGTGTTTGTCAAAATAAACGACAAAGATTCGGAGAAAGAGTTGGATTTGGCCATCAAGCTGTCCCATCGAGAAGAAAGTCAGAGGGAACGAGTGCCAACGCGGACCACGTTCGAAAATGAAGCACACTTGTACACGAAATTTTGGCCTGAACTGAGCAAGTTTCAGAAATCCCACAGAATAACCAAACCGTTCGACAGCATCGGTAATTGCTACACTTGGTCTTTGGAGGAGAACCACGAGTACATCGTGATgcagaacctaaaaaatcaaGGATACGGCCTTTTTCCGAAAACTTATTCGTTCACGTACGAAGAcagcaaattaatatttcaaacctACGCCCGATACCATGCAATATCGTTCGCAATGAGGCAGCAGTGTCCtgaaaaattacaagaaatattcgATTCTACTCACAATGTCTACGAGGAAATTTACAGCACCGAGAATTTTGCCTCAGCTCTCACTACAGTTGTGAAGaataatctcaaaattttagaaacagcTAATGATGAAGAAATTACCAAACAATTTTCGCCGTACGCGGAAAATTCAATGGACCTGTTTCGAAGCGTTTTAAATTACAAGGGAAAGTATCCGGTTTTGACGCACGGTGACTGTTGgagcaataatttaatgattaaaagaaAC gaaaATGGGCTACTCACTGATATTAAACTGATCGATTGGCAGTTGGTCCGACCGGCGTCAGTGGTACATGATCTGTCCTATTGTTTTTACTCCGCAGCATCTAAAGATGCGTTGGATCGGTTAGACGATCTTCTTAAAATATACCACGAGTGCCTCACTCAAAACCTAAGGGAAATGGGGGAGGATTCAGAAAAGTTGTTTTCATTCGAAGCACTGAAGAACGAATGGAaagaatattgtaaatttggaTTTATCTTTTCATTGTTGATCCTTAGAATGAAGTTTGCTAAACCTAATGAGATACAATCACAAGAGAAAAACGTGTCTTTTGCAACGTGTGATGTTGATTCCCAATATGAGGGAAAAGTGATAGACTTGATACGAcacttttttgaaataaaagcaTTGTAG